A DNA window from Elusimicrobia bacterium HGW-Elusimicrobia-1 contains the following coding sequences:
- a CDS encoding DUF1016 domain-containing protein yields MKNITGKEYVIFLNEIKSRIVTARIQAIRSVSKELILLYWDIGKTIAERQKKYKWGDAIVELLARDLKAVFPESPGFSERNVWNMRRFYEEYKDKPFLQQAVAEIPWGHNLLIMEKVDGDKEREYYIRSSRDMGWSRNVLLNQIKAGAYKLSLRQKTHNFPNVLPVYLAEQADEAVRSVYNLDFLGITKEVLERELEKRLVDKIKRFMLELGKGFSFIGNQYRLVLGNNEYFVDLLFFNRILKCLVAIELKTGKFEPEYAGKMDFYLHLLDEQTRLKDENPPIGIILCADKDDIVVEYALRSVKKPLGVAEYYITKKLPKEFKGKLPDAQSLKTPILRELKSEKG; encoded by the coding sequence ATGAAAAATATAACAGGCAAAGAATACGTTATTTTTTTGAACGAAATAAAATCGCGGATTGTTACGGCGCGGATTCAGGCGATTCGGTCGGTCAGCAAAGAACTTATACTTTTATATTGGGACATCGGTAAAACGATTGCGGAACGGCAAAAAAAGTATAAGTGGGGAGATGCTATAGTTGAGTTGCTTGCCCGTGATTTGAAAGCGGTATTTCCGGAATCGCCCGGATTCTCAGAGAGAAACGTTTGGAATATGCGCAGATTTTATGAGGAATACAAGGATAAGCCATTTCTGCAACAAGCTGTTGCAGAAATTCCATGGGGACATAATTTGTTGATTATGGAAAAGGTCGATGGCGATAAAGAACGGGAATATTATATCAGATCTTCCCGCGACATGGGTTGGTCAAGAAACGTGCTTCTCAATCAGATAAAAGCCGGCGCTTATAAATTAAGCCTTAGGCAGAAAACCCATAATTTTCCTAATGTCTTGCCGGTGTATCTTGCTGAACAGGCGGATGAAGCCGTGAGAAGTGTTTATAATCTTGATTTTCTTGGCATCACAAAAGAGGTCTTGGAACGAGAATTAGAAAAGCGCTTGGTGGACAAGATTAAGCGGTTTATGCTTGAGCTTGGCAAAGGATTTTCTTTCATCGGTAACCAATACAGGCTTGTCTTGGGGAACAACGAATATTTCGTTGACCTTTTGTTTTTCAACCGTATTCTCAAATGCCTTGTGGCGATTGAGCTTAAAACCGGAAAGTTTGAACCCGAATATGCAGGGAAAATGGATTTTTATCTGCACCTGTTGGATGAACAAACGAGATTAAAAGATGAGAACCCGCCGATAGGAATTATCCTGTGCGCGGATAAAGACGATATCGTCGTGGAATACGCCTTGCGTAGCGTCAAAAAGCCGCTGGGCGTGGCCGAGTATTACATCACAAAAAAATTGCCCAAAGAATTTAAGGGCAAGCTTCCCGATGCGCAATCACTGAAGACACCGATACTACGGGAATTGAAATCAGAAAAAGGATGA
- a CDS encoding transcriptional regulator yields MEKRLLTIDELTEYIAVPRGTIYNWVNQRKLPYVKIGRRVKFDKQDIDKIIDKRKILLR; encoded by the coding sequence ATGGAAAAACGTCTGCTGACTATTGACGAACTTACCGAGTATATCGCCGTTCCCAGGGGAACGATATATAACTGGGTAAATCAAAGGAAACTGCCGTATGTCAAAATAGGGCGGCGGGTCAAATTCGACAAACAGGATATTGACAAAATCATTGATAAACGAAAAATCCTTCTGAGGTAA
- a CDS encoding 4-oxalocrotonate tautomerase, with protein MPFVRIDLWKGRDKGTKKKLIKNVTSAVVESIGCPPEAVQVVIGEVEKENWGLGGAPADEKFPD; from the coding sequence ATGCCTTTTGTGAGGATTGATTTGTGGAAGGGCAGGGATAAAGGAACGAAGAAAAAACTGATTAAAAACGTGACATCTGCTGTGGTTGAATCAATCGGCTGTCCGCCGGAAGCCGTTCAGGTGGTCATCGGCGAAGTCGAAAAAGAAAACTGGGGTTTGGGCGGTGCGCCGGCAGATGAGAAGTTTCCGGATTAA
- a CDS encoding SAM-dependent methyltransferase, translating to MPNGKNDITLRSILKDSSYDLSLFSPAVIKSLESRIKVQKNKPYISCIVRDKEVQLKPEEIVRQLYAIKLINDYGYPKKRIRFEHPVQFGRETKLADIVVFDKDRPTVEYIIVEVKKPKLKDGKDQLKSYCNATGAPIGVWSNGGQISHYNRKDPNFFEDITDIPKADQTLEDIIKERFTWKNLIVKDKIPNEGKSLKTIVTEMEDEVLAGAGVDSFEEVFKLIFTKLYDEMKSSKDKDYLDREIKRILKKDYGDYEKLKQVISQVDDNDFRVLEFRNTGQSEGELKKKIQRLFDEAKKKWPGVFPDESRIDLSPSHLSVCVSSLQDVKLFNSNLQVIDEAFEYLVSKSSKGEKGQYFTPRHVIDMCVKMLNPQKGEYMIDTASGSCGFTVHTIFQLTGHLFENTEISQEEKEDVLKVFGIDFDEKVVRVARTLNLIAGDGETNVLHLNTLDYDRWNETTKNEDWIMTYGSGFKRLEALKKDKGQNKEFLFDILMANPPFAGDIKESRIIHKYELGYNKQNKPKSKVGRDILFIERNLDFIKPGGRLGIVLPQGRLNNFSDKDLRKYVANKARILAVVGLHGNTFKPHAGTKTSVLFLQKWDDKLCPKRKDYPIFFAVSDKSGKDNSGEYVYVKNGNGKPKLDKYGHIIVEHDLHNHKGELPDGIAEAFIDWAKKEKLSFWK from the coding sequence ATGCCAAACGGTAAAAATGACATAACTTTACGTTCCATTCTGAAGGACTCAAGTTACGACCTTTCGCTCTTTTCTCCTGCCGTTATCAAATCTCTCGAATCTAGAATAAAAGTTCAGAAGAACAAACCCTATATCAGCTGTATCGTTCGGGATAAAGAGGTTCAGCTTAAGCCCGAAGAAATCGTTCGCCAACTCTACGCGATAAAACTCATCAACGATTATGGGTACCCCAAAAAGCGCATCCGCTTTGAACACCCTGTTCAATTTGGCAGAGAAACCAAGTTGGCGGATATCGTAGTATTTGATAAAGACCGGCCGACGGTTGAATATATTATTGTTGAGGTTAAGAAGCCCAAACTCAAGGATGGCAAAGATCAGCTTAAATCATATTGCAATGCTACCGGGGCCCCGATTGGTGTTTGGTCAAATGGGGGGCAGATTTCCCACTATAACCGCAAAGACCCGAATTTCTTTGAGGATATAACTGATATTCCAAAGGCTGATCAGACCCTTGAAGACATCATAAAAGAGCGATTCACATGGAAGAATTTAATTGTGAAAGATAAAATTCCCAATGAGGGAAAATCATTAAAAACGATAGTCACCGAAATGGAAGATGAGGTTCTTGCTGGCGCAGGTGTTGATTCGTTTGAAGAAGTGTTCAAACTCATTTTTACTAAACTGTATGATGAAATGAAAAGCAGTAAAGATAAAGATTATTTGGATCGAGAAATTAAACGTATTTTAAAGAAAGATTATGGTGATTATGAGAAACTAAAACAAGTTATTTCGCAAGTCGATGATAATGATTTCCGAGTGCTTGAGTTTAGAAACACTGGGCAATCAGAGGGTGAATTAAAGAAAAAGATTCAAAGACTTTTTGACGAGGCCAAAAAGAAGTGGCCAGGGGTATTCCCTGATGAAAGCAGGATTGACCTTTCACCGTCTCATCTTTCCGTCTGCGTTTCCAGTTTGCAAGACGTAAAGCTATTTAACTCCAATCTCCAAGTTATTGACGAAGCCTTTGAATATTTGGTGAGTAAGTCCTCTAAAGGCGAAAAGGGACAGTATTTCACGCCTCGACATGTCATTGACATGTGCGTCAAGATGCTCAATCCCCAAAAAGGCGAATACATGATTGACACCGCCTCGGGCTCATGCGGATTTACAGTTCATACCATCTTTCAGTTAACCGGCCATCTATTTGAAAATACCGAGATTTCACAAGAAGAAAAAGAGGACGTTCTTAAAGTCTTCGGTATTGACTTTGATGAAAAGGTCGTCCGTGTCGCCAGAACACTTAATCTGATTGCCGGTGACGGTGAAACAAACGTCTTGCATTTAAATACTCTCGATTATGATCGCTGGAACGAGACCACTAAGAATGAAGATTGGATTATGACTTATGGCAGTGGTTTTAAACGACTTGAAGCTCTCAAGAAAGATAAAGGCCAGAACAAGGAATTCCTTTTTGACATCCTGATGGCTAATCCGCCCTTTGCCGGTGACATCAAAGAATCTCGCATCATTCATAAATATGAACTCGGTTATAATAAACAAAACAAACCTAAGTCAAAGGTTGGTCGTGATATTCTTTTCATCGAACGCAATCTCGATTTTATAAAACCCGGCGGACGTCTTGGTATAGTTTTGCCTCAGGGTAGGCTTAATAATTTTTCAGATAAAGACCTTCGAAAATATGTAGCCAACAAAGCCCGCATATTAGCAGTTGTGGGCCTGCACGGCAACACTTTTAAGCCTCACGCCGGAACAAAGACAAGTGTTCTATTTCTGCAAAAATGGGACGATAAACTTTGTCCTAAGAGAAAGGATTATCCCATTTTCTTTGCTGTTTCTGATAAATCAGGCAAAGATAATTCTGGTGAATATGTTTACGTCAAGAATGGCAATGGTAAGCCAAAACTCGATAAATATGGTCACATAATCGTTGAACACGATTTGCATAACCATAAAGGCGAGCTTCCTGATGGTATCGCCGAGGCGTTTATTGATTGGGCGAAAAAAGAGAAATTAAGTTTTTGGAAATGA
- a CDS encoding divalent-cation tolerance protein CutA produces MSFIIIYITNPDIKTAKKIASHLLKKRLIACANFFPIESSYWWKGKIETAREVVAIVKTRTANWQKVRSAVEKLHPYETPCIMKIPVTANADFEKWIKAETR; encoded by the coding sequence ATGAGTTTCATAATCATCTACATCACCAACCCCGACATAAAAACCGCCAAGAAAATCGCTTCGCACCTTCTTAAAAAACGCCTCATCGCCTGCGCCAACTTCTTCCCGATAGAAAGTTCCTACTGGTGGAAAGGAAAAATCGAAACCGCCCGCGAGGTTGTCGCCATCGTAAAGACCAGAACCGCAAACTGGCAAAAAGTCAGATCCGCCGTCGAAAAACTCCATCCCTACGAGACGCCCTGCATAATGAAAATCCCGGTCACTGCGAATGCGGATTTTGAGAAGTGGATAAAGGCCGAAACGAGATAA
- a CDS encoding AAA family ATPase: MYIPQYHLKNIPKYLKKGKALIIYGPRRCGKTTLLKESSKNFKEKYLFVSGEDITVQDYLSSRSIEKLRNFVGKNKILVIDEAQRVKDISLNIKLILDHIEGIKVLASGSSSFDLAKEVGEPLTGRKYTLKLFPLSQLELSAVETRAETSARLENRLLYGSYPEVVVSAGDSIKKEYLREIVSSYLYKDILELEGVRHSDKLGKLLQLLAFQIGKEVSYTELGTHLAMSKNTIERYLDLLEKSFVVFKMTGFSRNLRNEIVKNPRYYFQDTGIRNALINNFNPLSMRNDVGMLWENYIVVEMLKKQEYKRLRANNYFWRTYDRKEIDLIEERGGKLHGYEIKWGKDRKKNAAPKEWREAYKNSVYKVITKENYLDFVV; this comes from the coding sequence GTGTATATCCCGCAATATCATTTGAAGAACATCCCGAAATATCTTAAAAAAGGCAAGGCCCTTATAATCTACGGCCCGCGCCGTTGCGGGAAAACCACGCTCCTTAAAGAGTCGAGCAAAAACTTCAAAGAAAAATATCTTTTCGTAAGCGGCGAAGACATAACCGTTCAGGATTATCTCTCAAGCCGCTCGATAGAGAAACTCCGAAACTTCGTCGGAAAGAACAAAATACTTGTGATAGACGAGGCGCAAAGAGTAAAAGATATCAGCCTGAACATAAAACTGATTCTGGATCACATCGAGGGAATAAAAGTTCTTGCGAGCGGTTCTTCGTCGTTCGACTTGGCGAAAGAAGTCGGCGAGCCGCTCACCGGACGGAAATACACTCTGAAACTCTTTCCGCTTTCTCAACTTGAACTTTCGGCGGTTGAGACGCGCGCCGAGACATCCGCCCGTCTTGAAAACCGCCTTCTCTACGGCAGTTATCCCGAAGTGGTCGTCAGCGCGGGCGACTCGATAAAAAAAGAGTACTTGAGGGAAATCGTAAGTTCATATCTGTATAAAGACATCTTGGAACTCGAAGGTGTCAGGCACTCCGACAAACTCGGGAAACTTCTTCAACTGCTGGCGTTTCAAATCGGAAAAGAGGTTTCTTACACCGAACTCGGCACACATCTTGCGATGAGCAAAAATACCATCGAGCGTTATCTCGACCTTCTTGAAAAATCATTCGTCGTCTTCAAGATGACGGGTTTCTCAAGAAACCTGCGCAATGAAATCGTCAAGAATCCGAGATATTATTTTCAGGACACGGGAATCCGAAACGCGCTGATAAACAATTTTAATCCGCTCTCGATGCGCAACGACGTCGGGATGTTGTGGGAGAATTATATCGTCGTGGAGATGCTCAAAAAGCAGGAATATAAACGGCTCCGCGCCAACAACTACTTCTGGAGAACTTACGACAGAAAAGAGATAGACCTCATCGAAGAGCGCGGCGGCAAACTTCACGGCTACGAAATCAAGTGGGGCAAAGACCGCAAGAAAAACGCCGCGCCGAAAGAATGGCGCGAAGCATACAAAAACTCCGTCTACAAAGTGATAACAAAGGAAAATTATCTGGATTTTGTGGTGTGA
- a CDS encoding transposase, producing MSLPENIRVKIENSLRNFCDTMAPPEVRHQLRIVFAIKGNAVTLLEERPYFRDPSRWTQTNVARFRFVAGRQEWTLYYRDRNNRWHIYTLVKPTKSFAALLDEVRRDPTGIFWG from the coding sequence ATGAGTTTGCCGGAAAACATTCGCGTCAAGATTGAAAATTCGCTGCGGAACTTCTGTGATACGATGGCACCGCCGGAAGTGCGTCATCAGTTGCGGATTGTTTTTGCGATAAAGGGGAACGCCGTCACGCTTCTGGAAGAAAGACCGTACTTCCGCGACCCGTCGAGGTGGACGCAAACGAATGTCGCCAGATTTCGGTTTGTCGCCGGGCGTCAAGAGTGGACGCTTTATTACAGAGACCGCAATAATCGTTGGCACATTTATACGCTCGTCAAACCGACAAAAAGTTTCGCCGCGCTTCTTGATGAAGTCCGTCGTGACCCGACCGGCATTTTTTGGGGTTAG